In Vanacampus margaritifer isolate UIUO_Vmar chromosome 18, RoL_Vmar_1.0, whole genome shotgun sequence, a genomic segment contains:
- the LOC144037964 gene encoding troponin T, slow skeletal muscle-like isoform X4, with product MEKDLLELQTLIDVHFEQRKKEEEELIGLKSRIEGRRAERAEQQRVRAEKERDRQSRIAEERQRKEEEEAKKRAEDDAKKKKVLSNMGAHFGGFLAKVEQRRGKKQTAREIKKKTLSERKEPLAIKDLREDALRKRAGEMWECIYQLESEKFDFAEKMKRQKYEITVLLNRIQHAQKFKKGHGKGKVGGRWK from the exons ATGGAGAAAGATCTTCTGGAGCTTCAAACCCTGATCGATGTCCACTTTGagcagagaaaaaaagaagaggaggagctcATCGGGCTCAAATCAagaatt GAGGGTCGCCGGGCAGAAAGGGCCGAGCAGCAGCGCGTGAGGGCGGAAAAAGAGCGTGACCGACAGTCCAGGATTGCG GAGGAGAGGCAgaggaaggaggaagaggaggccaaAAAGAGGGCGGAGGACGacgccaagaagaagaaagtgcTCTCAAACATGGGGGCTCACTTTGGAGGATTCCTGGCCAAG GTGGAGCAGAGGCGGGGCAAGAAGCAAACGGCGAGGGAGATCAAGAAGAAGACGCTGTCGGAGAGGAAGGAGCCGCTAGCGATTAAAGATCTGAGAGAGGACGCTCTCAG aaaaagaGCTGGGGAGATGTGGGAGTGCATCTACCAGCTAGAGTCTGAGAAATTTGACTTCGCCGAGAAGATGAAGAGGCAAAAGTACGAG ATCACCGTCCTCCTGAACAGAATCCAACATGCTCAAAAGTT CAAAAAGGGCCACGGGAAGGGGAAGGTTGGAGGACGCTGGAAGTAA
- the dnaaf3l gene encoding dynein axonemal assembly factor 3, which translates to MSAGRPSEGAGCINWWGFSPARDLISADPVRHEGAVNVLLAGSGDPRHLLKTVSGLRDGDVLNVWLFENHMDVVARQMLLLYIALTPQEMMGLNEKTETFLEVFGNSLIRSQTDETMKRAASQLLLHVSDIPEADVHPCLNTSLLKFKERDELARIFKSWMPPHSSSTPPVSISRAWDYRVRQHLGTRYDSKKGCFDWDLTMKLHEKGCSVINKHQYFRWRESGLAFELREGVYQISNPSLLSSRVFSQRGDRTALRGYWGDIVSSPYLAFGIETEDKSLLKTQNGHHMKTAQDISFANVQELFQSLSGRRECQAAPQSSAEEENPSANVEQNSVPVKDLMRLKGVSVNFLPLDSLQKLPEKPKYADFYDIIHFSASCAHHLGPNIRQIAAPDAVLIVELAKYILDLNNKQEAGFVERVSMMCQEAGFQPCSEAKSDDLHAVFEPRKDK; encoded by the exons ACCCCGTGAGACATGAAGGAGCAGTCAACGTTTTACTGGCCGGCAGTGGAGATCCGAGACATCTCCTGAAGACCGTGTCTGGTCTGAGGGACGGGGATGTCCTTAAC GTCTGGCTGTTTGAGAACCACATGGATGTGGTCGCCAGACAGATGCTGCTGCTCTACATCGCATTGACACCCCAGGAAATGATGGGACTCAACG AGAAGACAGAGACGTTCCTGGAGGTATTTGGCAACAGCCTGATCCGCAGTCAGACGGACGAGACGATGAAACGCGCGGCGTCGCAGCTTTTGCTCCACGTCAGCGACATCCCAGAGGCAGACGTGCACCCGTGCCTCAACACGTCTCTTCTTAAG TTTAAGGAGCGGGACGAGCTGGCCAGGATTTTTAAATCATGGATGCCACCGCATTCGTCTTCGACTCCGCCCGTCTCGATTTCCAGAGCTTGGGATTACCGTGTCAGGCAGCACCTTGGCACGCGGTACGACTCCAAGAAAGGCTGCTTTGACTGGGATCTTACTATGAAGCTACATGAAAAGGGG TGCAGCGTCATTAACAAGCATCAATATTTCCGGTGGAGGGAGAGCGGCTTGGCCTTTGAACTGCGGGAAGGCGTCTACCAAATTAGCAACCCCAGCTTGTTGTCTTCTCGGGTGTTCAGCCAGAGAGGGGACAGGACGGCTCTGAGGGGCTACTGGGGGGACATCGTGTCCAGTCCTTACCTAGCCTTCGGTATTGAGACCGAAGACAAGAGCTTGCTCAAGACACAGAACGGCCACCACATGAAGACGGCACAGGATATTTCCTTTGCAAACGTGCAGGAATTATTCCAATCCCTGTCCGGGAGACGGGAATGCCAAGCTGCTCCTCAGTCGAGCGCAGAGGAGGAAAATCCGTCCGCAAATGTTGAGCAAAATTCGGTCCCAGTCAAAG ACCTGATGCGGCTTAAAGGGGTCTCTGTCAACTTCCTGCCTCTGGATTCCCTTCAGAAGCTGCCGGAAAAACCGAAATATGCCGATTTCTACGACATCATCCATTTCTCAGCCAG CTGCGCGCACCATTTGGGCCCGAACATCCGGCAGATTGCGGCACCAGACGCTGTGCTCATCGTGGAGTTAGCCAA GTACATTTTGGACCTGAACAATAAGCAAGAAGCTGGTTTTGTAGAGCGAGTGTCCATGATGTGCCAGGAAGCTGGATTCCAACCGTGTTCTGAGGCGAAGAGTGATGACCTTCATGCTGTTTTTGAACCTCGCAAGGACAAGTGA
- the LOC144037964 gene encoding troponin T, slow skeletal muscle-like isoform X3 produces the protein MSDLEDHGVHQEEEDEQGEGGERPKHKLLATQLAPPKIPEGERVDFDDIHRKRMEKDLLELQTLIDVHFEQRKKEEEELIGLKSRIEGRRAERAEQQRVRAEKERDRQSRIAEERQRKEEEEAKKRAEDDAKKKKVLSNMGAHFGGFLAKVEQRRGKKQTAREIKKKTLSERKEPLAIKDLREDALRKRAGEMWECIYQLESEKFDFAEKMKRQKYEITVLLNRIQHAQKFKKGHGKGKVGGRWK, from the exons ATGTCTGATTTAGAAGATCACGG AGTGCACCAGGAAG AAGAAGATGAGCAGGGAGAAGGAG GAGAACGGCCCAAGCACAA gCTGTTGGCCACACAGCTCGCGCCCCCAAAGATCCCTGAAGGCGAAAGGGTTGACTTTGAT GATATCCACAGAAAGCGTATGGAGAAAGATCTTCTGGAGCTTCAAACCCTGATCGATGTCCACTTTGagcagagaaaaaaagaagaggaggagctcATCGGGCTCAAATCAagaatt GAGGGTCGCCGGGCAGAAAGGGCCGAGCAGCAGCGCGTGAGGGCGGAAAAAGAGCGTGACCGACAGTCCAGGATTGCG GAGGAGAGGCAgaggaaggaggaagaggaggccaaAAAGAGGGCGGAGGACGacgccaagaagaagaaagtgcTCTCAAACATGGGGGCTCACTTTGGAGGATTCCTGGCCAAG GTGGAGCAGAGGCGGGGCAAGAAGCAAACGGCGAGGGAGATCAAGAAGAAGACGCTGTCGGAGAGGAAGGAGCCGCTAGCGATTAAAGATCTGAGAGAGGACGCTCTCAG aaaaagaGCTGGGGAGATGTGGGAGTGCATCTACCAGCTAGAGTCTGAGAAATTTGACTTCGCCGAGAAGATGAAGAGGCAAAAGTACGAG ATCACCGTCCTCCTGAACAGAATCCAACATGCTCAAAAGTT CAAAAAGGGCCACGGGAAGGGGAAGGTTGGAGGACGCTGGAAGTAA